A genomic stretch from Dissulfurispira thermophila includes:
- a CDS encoding ABC transporter permease has product MMRRLLSLVQKEFAQILRDKALLFILAWAFTGAIYTAGHGMSMEVKRFPTIIFDMSKGTASRELISRVQMPYFKVLSYIQREEEITEWLDSGRASMAIVIPPDFQRRINGREDAKIQVITDGTISMSATIATAYLAQIASSYSMEIMEKQGRFTRAAFENLPIIDERLRVEFNPNNLSSWFTSLLELLNMFTMVSLLLTAAALVREKEYGTLEQLLVSPARLGEIFISKIIPTIVIVLCLSILSIFLVLKPIFNVPIRGSLLLFYSIAAIYVFTMSSLGIAIATVARNLSQAMMIMLLILAPMLFLSGAWTPPEAMAPWMQWASHISPMRYFIDFGYSVLFKGNGIAYVWKDVAGIIIMGILLFSFSIWWFGKKTAS; this is encoded by the coding sequence ATGATGAGAAGGCTGCTTTCTTTGGTACAAAAGGAATTTGCACAGATATTGAGGGATAAGGCGCTCCTCTTCATCCTTGCATGGGCATTCACAGGAGCAATATATACAGCAGGACACGGTATGTCCATGGAGGTAAAGAGGTTTCCTACAATTATCTTTGATATGAGCAAGGGGACAGCCAGTCGAGAGCTAATAAGCAGAGTGCAGATGCCTTATTTCAAGGTGTTATCTTATATACAGAGAGAAGAAGAGATTACAGAGTGGCTTGACAGCGGCAGGGCATCCATGGCGATAGTTATCCCGCCTGATTTCCAGCGCAGGATAAATGGCAGAGAAGATGCAAAGATACAGGTAATAACAGATGGAACAATATCCATGTCTGCAACTATTGCTACTGCTTATTTAGCCCAGATAGCAAGCAGTTATTCCATGGAGATAATGGAAAAACAGGGAAGGTTTACAAGGGCTGCCTTTGAGAATCTGCCAATTATAGATGAGAGACTGCGGGTTGAATTCAACCCAAATAATCTGAGTTCATGGTTTACGAGCCTCCTTGAACTACTCAATATGTTCACTATGGTATCGCTCCTTTTAACTGCAGCAGCCTTGGTGAGAGAAAAGGAATACGGCACACTTGAGCAATTACTGGTAAGCCCTGCGAGATTAGGAGAGATCTTTATTTCAAAGATAATCCCGACGATTGTTATAGTCCTATGCCTTTCGATCTTAAGCATATTCCTTGTCCTGAAGCCAATCTTTAATGTCCCGATAAGGGGCAGTTTATTGCTTTTTTACAGCATTGCAGCCATCTATGTCTTTACCATGTCCAGTCTCGGAATTGCGATTGCAACAGTAGCTCGAAATCTGTCTCAGGCAATGATGATAATGCTGCTCATCCTTGCGCCCATGCTATTCCTATCAGGTGCATGGACGCCGCCTGAGGCAATGGCTCCATGGATGCAATGGGCAAGCCACATATCACCGATGAGGTATTTCATTGATTTTGGCTACAGTGTATTATTTAAGGGCAATGGAATCGCTTATGTATGGAAGGATGTAGCTGGGATAATAATTATGGGCATTTTACTCTTCAGCTTTTCTATATGGTGGTTTGGAAAAAAAACAGCATCATAG
- a CDS encoding ABC transporter permease, whose amino-acid sequence MHSRIYAIIRKETREIIRDPVYLGLAFAVPVLLMLLLGYGLSMDVKNIPVLFYDLDCSAGSREYMHSFTNSEYFRFAGLAGDYKEVEHAIRSGNIRVVIVIPPDFSRRLNKGRPAQVQFLLDGSFPMRAEIVKGYVSAINTQFNMRMVSQYLSLKGQSGNVVFPVSVEGRTWYNPSLESKNFIIPGLLVITLMFYPALLAALVVVREKESGTIFNLYCSPVSTPAIVFGKAVPYICLAFIDYLVIFFMSVFLFHVRFTGSFLLLSAGALLYIACTIGLGILISVISRTQIAAMLITFLGTMIPSFLFSGFMASITSQEITGQIISRFIPATYFMGMVRGIYLKGLGFNYYLWDLATLGLYASIIYSIAILSFRKRIG is encoded by the coding sequence ATGCATAGCCGTATATATGCAATAATCAGAAAGGAGACAAGGGAGATAATAAGGGACCCGGTTTATCTTGGATTAGCCTTTGCAGTCCCTGTTCTTCTTATGCTTTTGTTAGGATATGGGCTTTCAATGGATGTCAAGAATATACCTGTGCTCTTTTACGACCTTGACTGCTCTGCAGGTAGTCGGGAATATATGCATTCTTTCACAAACTCTGAGTATTTTCGGTTTGCAGGTCTGGCAGGGGATTATAAAGAGGTAGAGCATGCAATCCGCTCAGGCAATATCCGTGTTGTTATTGTTATCCCGCCTGATTTCTCAAGGAGGCTGAATAAAGGAAGACCCGCACAGGTACAATTCTTATTAGACGGCTCATTTCCGATGAGGGCAGAGATTGTCAAAGGATATGTGTCTGCGATAAACACCCAGTTTAATATGAGAATGGTCTCACAGTATCTTTCATTGAAAGGGCAGTCAGGTAATGTTGTCTTCCCAGTCTCTGTAGAAGGAAGGACATGGTATAATCCTTCCCTTGAAAGCAAAAACTTCATCATACCAGGTCTTCTTGTGATAACACTGATGTTTTATCCCGCTCTGCTTGCTGCACTTGTTGTTGTGAGGGAAAAGGAATCAGGGACAATCTTCAACCTTTACTGCTCGCCTGTAAGCACCCCAGCAATCGTATTTGGCAAGGCAGTCCCTTACATATGCCTTGCCTTTATTGACTATCTTGTTATCTTTTTTATGAGTGTGTTCCTCTTTCATGTCAGGTTTACAGGGAGTTTCTTGCTTCTCAGTGCAGGGGCCCTGCTATATATAGCCTGCACAATCGGTCTGGGAATCCTGATATCCGTCATATCCCGAACACAGATAGCTGCTATGCTCATCACCTTTCTGGGCACAATGATCCCGTCTTTTCTCTTTTCTGGTTTCATGGCATCAATAACGAGTCAGGAGATTACAGGCCAGATTATAAGCAGGTTCATCCCGGCCACATATTTTATGGGAATGGTGAGAGGGATATATCTGAAAGGTCTCGGATTTAACTATTATCTATGGGATCTCGCTACACTCGGCCTTTATGCCAGCATAATATACAGCATCGCAATACTCTCTTTCAGAAAGAGGATAGGCTGA
- the murA gene encoding UDP-N-acetylglucosamine 1-carboxyvinyltransferase translates to MDRLVIRGGRRLKGEVQISGAKNAALPIMASTILSQGKHNIKDVPHLRDVMTMGKLLANLGAGFHIHNNETIIDCDRIKNFEAPYDLVKTMRASVLVLCPLVARFGRAKVSLPGGCAIGARPINLHLMGLEKMGAKIQLESGYVIAKATRLKGASIYFDTITVTGTENLMMAAVLAKGTTILENAAREPEVVDLANCLIKMGARINGAGSSVIEIEGVDELKPIANYSIIPDRIESGTFMAVAGITGGDLVLKNCIPEHLDAVIMKLKDAGVVFKETKKGLRVIGPEKLIARDAKTIPYPGFPTDMQAQFMAMMTVAKGTSIIKETVFENRFMHVAELKRMGADINIEGGTATVKGVERLKGAPVMATDLRASASLVVAALCAKGETIIHRIYHLDRGYERMDEKLRQIGADIERLTS, encoded by the coding sequence ATGGATAGGTTGGTTATAAGGGGAGGAAGGCGTCTAAAAGGAGAGGTTCAGATAAGCGGTGCAAAAAATGCTGCATTGCCCATTATGGCATCAACCATTCTTTCACAAGGTAAGCACAATATTAAAGATGTTCCGCACTTGCGAGATGTGATGACTATGGGAAAACTGCTTGCCAATCTTGGCGCAGGTTTTCATATCCACAATAATGAGACCATTATAGATTGCGATAGGATTAAAAATTTTGAAGCACCATATGACCTTGTAAAAACAATGAGGGCATCTGTCCTTGTATTATGCCCGCTTGTGGCAAGGTTTGGCAGGGCAAAGGTCTCTCTGCCAGGAGGATGCGCTATTGGTGCCAGACCAATAAATCTGCATCTCATGGGTTTAGAAAAAATGGGTGCTAAAATACAGCTCGAATCAGGATATGTAATTGCAAAGGCAACGAGATTAAAAGGGGCTTCAATCTATTTTGATACTATCACTGTGACAGGCACAGAAAATCTTATGATGGCTGCTGTGTTAGCAAAAGGCACGACTATATTAGAAAATGCTGCACGAGAGCCAGAAGTAGTTGACCTCGCCAACTGTCTCATAAAAATGGGTGCAAGGATTAATGGTGCTGGCAGCAGTGTCATAGAGATAGAAGGTGTGGATGAACTAAAACCTATAGCAAACTACAGCATAATACCTGACAGGATAGAGAGCGGCACTTTTATGGCTGTAGCGGGCATCACAGGTGGAGATTTAGTGCTTAAAAACTGCATCCCTGAACATCTCGATGCAGTAATAATGAAATTAAAAGATGCAGGCGTTGTATTCAAAGAAACAAAAAAAGGACTCAGGGTAATAGGTCCTGAAAAACTAATTGCAAGAGATGCAAAGACAATACCTTACCCCGGATTCCCAACAGATATGCAAGCACAGTTTATGGCAATGATGACAGTAGCAAAAGGGACAAGTATAATCAAGGAAACTGTGTTTGAGAATAGATTTATGCATGTAGCAGAATTAAAAAGAATGGGTGCTGACATAAACATAGAGGGTGGAACAGCCACAGTAAAAGGTGTTGAGAGGCTCAAAGGTGCACCAGTAATGGCTACTGACCTCAGGGCATCGGCATCACTTGTTGTAGCTGCCTTATGTGCCAAAGGAGAAACAATAATCCACAGGATCTATCACCTTGACAGAGGATACGAAAGGATGGATGAAAAACTCAGACAAATAGGTGCTGATATTGAGAGACTTACTTCTTAA
- a CDS encoding RelA/SpoT family protein, which yields MKTINALIEKILSYNPKADVEIIKKAYVFSRDAHCSQKRIEGSPYIHHPLAVAEILADMKLDTATIAAGLLHDTVEDTGTSTEDIKEMFGQEIAFLVDALTKLSKVEFKTKEEAQAENFRKMLLAMSKDVRVILIKFADRLHNMRTIKHLPDEKQRRIASETLDIYAPLANRLGIGWLRTEFEDLSFKTLMPDLFDDLQKKVAKRKEDQMKYIDEVRDIISEKLTAQGIPAKVKGRVKHYYGIYQKMVAQKIPFEQVHDVIGLRIITDTVSHCYDILGIIHSLWPLVPGRFKDFISLPKSNMYQSLHTTVIGPGGDRVEFQIRTDDMNEIAEEGIAAHWRYKERDSIDKKNTKFIAWLRELVKEISDAKEFLEAVKGEVIPETVYVFTPNGDIKELPIGSTPIDFAYSIHTQVGHKCIGAKANGRIVPLRYKLNSGDVVEIITSPSHGPSKDWLKFVVTQRAKSRIKQWIKTEERKQSIELGTKLVEDEIRRHGLSLSILKSEKVNEVLKYFSHQTLEDLYVSIGYGKISAHQVINRLVPEKIEKTEDVEVPKLTRPQRDKGSVITIKGIDNVLYHIAKCCFPVPGDNIVGFITKGKGVTIHRKECNNLERLAVDSERLIDVQWSRDSDVTSQTRLYIESIDKPGMLASLSALISSADVNISSLKANSTHDKRALFELTLEIKNRNQLINLVSKITQMDGVLNVRR from the coding sequence ATGAAGACAATCAATGCACTTATAGAAAAAATCCTCTCTTATAATCCAAAGGCTGATGTTGAGATTATAAAAAAGGCTTATGTTTTCTCAAGAGATGCTCATTGCAGCCAGAAGAGAATAGAAGGTTCTCCTTATATACACCATCCCCTTGCTGTAGCAGAAATACTTGCAGACATGAAACTCGATACAGCCACAATAGCTGCTGGGCTTTTGCATGATACAGTCGAAGACACAGGCACATCAACTGAGGATATAAAAGAGATGTTTGGGCAAGAGATAGCCTTTCTTGTAGATGCATTAACAAAACTGAGCAAGGTTGAGTTCAAGACAAAAGAAGAAGCGCAAGCAGAGAACTTCAGGAAGATGTTGCTTGCAATGTCAAAAGATGTAAGGGTTATCCTCATAAAGTTTGCTGATAGGCTTCATAACATGAGGACTATTAAGCACCTCCCAGATGAAAAACAGAGGAGGATTGCTTCAGAGACACTTGATATTTATGCCCCTCTTGCAAATAGGCTTGGAATAGGATGGCTGAGAACAGAATTTGAAGATTTAAGCTTCAAGACCCTCATGCCAGACCTTTTTGATGACCTTCAGAAAAAGGTTGCTAAACGCAAGGAAGACCAGATGAAGTATATAGATGAAGTCAGAGACATAATCTCTGAAAAACTTACTGCTCAGGGGATACCCGCGAAGGTCAAGGGAAGGGTCAAGCATTATTATGGCATCTATCAAAAAATGGTGGCACAGAAGATACCATTTGAACAAGTGCATGATGTTATAGGACTCAGGATAATAACAGATACAGTGAGCCATTGTTACGATATACTTGGCATCATACACTCATTATGGCCACTTGTTCCCGGTAGGTTTAAGGATTTTATAAGCCTTCCAAAGTCCAACATGTACCAGTCTCTTCATACCACTGTAATCGGACCCGGTGGAGATAGAGTAGAATTTCAGATAAGGACAGATGACATGAATGAGATTGCAGAAGAAGGAATTGCTGCACACTGGAGGTACAAAGAAAGAGACAGCATAGATAAAAAAAATACAAAGTTTATTGCATGGCTTAGAGAATTAGTCAAAGAAATATCTGATGCAAAGGAATTCCTCGAGGCTGTAAAGGGTGAAGTCATCCCTGAGACCGTATATGTCTTTACCCCTAATGGCGATATAAAAGAACTTCCCATAGGCTCTACCCCTATTGACTTTGCCTATAGCATTCACACACAGGTTGGACACAAGTGTATAGGGGCAAAGGCTAATGGCAGAATAGTCCCGCTGAGATATAAGCTGAATAGCGGAGATGTTGTTGAGATTATAACCTCTCCATCTCATGGACCAAGCAAAGACTGGCTTAAGTTTGTAGTCACACAGAGGGCAAAGAGCAGAATAAAGCAATGGATAAAGACAGAAGAAAGAAAGCAGAGCATAGAACTCGGAACAAAATTAGTGGAGGATGAAATCAGGAGGCATGGGCTTTCTCTTTCAATACTAAAGTCAGAAAAGGTAAATGAAGTCTTGAAATACTTCAGCCATCAGACACTCGAAGACCTCTATGTCTCCATAGGATATGGAAAGATATCAGCCCATCAGGTAATCAACAGACTTGTTCCTGAAAAGATAGAAAAGACAGAAGATGTCGAAGTGCCAAAACTGACAAGACCCCAGAGAGACAAAGGCAGTGTTATTACTATTAAGGGGATAGATAATGTCTTATATCATATAGCAAAATGTTGTTTCCCTGTGCCTGGAGACAATATAGTCGGCTTTATTACAAAGGGCAAGGGTGTCACCATTCACAGAAAAGAGTGTAATAACCTCGAAAGGCTTGCTGTTGATAGTGAGCGACTCATAGATGTGCAATGGAGTCGTGACAGTGATGTTACATCACAAACCCGACTGTATATCGAAAGCATTGATAAACCGGGAATGCTGGCAAGCTTAAGTGCCCTTATATCATCTGCTGATGTTAATATTAGTTCTTTAAAGGCAAACTCCACACATGATAAAAGGGCACTTTTTGAACTCACCCTTGAAATCAAAAACAGAAATCAGCTTATCAATCTTGTAAGCAAGATTACACAGATGGACGGCGTGTTGAATGTGAGGCGATAA